The Apium graveolens cultivar Ventura chromosome 11, ASM990537v1, whole genome shotgun sequence genome has a window encoding:
- the LOC141698099 gene encoding glutaredoxin-C13-like, which translates to MDKIMRVTSENGVVIFSKTTCCLCYAVNVLFHQLRVDPVVYEIDQDPQGREIEKALLRMGCNSPAVPAVFINGKLVGSTNEVMSLHLSGSLIPQLKPYQT; encoded by the coding sequence ATGGACAAGATAATGCGAGTAACCTCAGAAAATGGAGTTGTGATTTTTAGCAAGACAACATGCTGTTTATGCTATGCTGTAAACGTTCTTTTCCATCAACTTAGAGTGGACCCTGTGGTTTATGAAATCGATCAAGATCCTCAGGGCAGGGAAATTGAGAAGGCTTTGTTGAGGATGGGATGCAATAGCCCCGCGGTGCCAGCAGTGTTTATAAATGGAAAGCTTGTAGGTTCCACCAATGAAGTCATGTCCCTCCACCTAAGTGGCTCTCTCATTCCTCAGTTGAAGCCGTATCAGACTTAA
- the LOC141697533 gene encoding glutaredoxin-C11-like, with product MDTIRDLVSKKAAVIFTKSSCCMCHSIKALFYELGASPAVHELDQEANGMEMEYALQRLGCTPSVPAVFIGGKFIGSAKDVISLHVHGSLKDKLIQASWNVRSKL from the coding sequence ATGGATACAATAAGAGACCTTGTATCAAAGAAGGCTGCAGTGATATTTACCAAGAGCTCGTGTTGCATGTGCCATAGCATTAAGGCACTCTTTTATGAACTTGGTGCAAGCCCCGCGGTTCATGAACTTGATCAGGAGGCAAATGGGATGGAGATGGAATACGCTCTTCAAAGGCTAGGCTGTACTCCTTCTGTCCCAGCGGTCTTCATAGGAGGAAAATTTATAGGCTCTGCCAAAGATGTCATATCTCTACATGTACATGGGTCTCTAAAAGACAAGCTCATCCAAGCCAGTTGGAATGTTCGTTCAAAATTGTAA
- the LOC141698407 gene encoding glutaredoxin-C11-like: MDKVRDLASKKAAVIFTKSSCFMCHSIKTLFYELGASPAIHELDQVANGREMEYALRRLGCNPSVPAVFIGGNYIGSAKDIISLHVDGSLKDKLIEAKAIWL; this comes from the coding sequence ATGGATAAGGTAAGAGACCTTGCATCAAAGAAGGCTGCAGTGATATTTACCAAGAGCTCGTGTTTCATGTGCCATAGCATTAAGACGCTCTTTTATGAACTTGGTGCAAGCCCCGCAATTCATGAACTTGATCAAGTTGCAAACGGAAGGGAGATGGAATATGCTCTCCGAAGGCTAGGTTGTAATCCTTCTGTCCCAGCAGTCTTCATAGGTGGAAACTATATAGGCTCTGCCAAAGACATCATATCTTTACATGTAGACGGGTCTCTAAAAGACAAGCTCATCGAAGCCAAAGCTATCTGGTTGTAG
- the LOC141698321 gene encoding glutaredoxin-C13-like, whose translation MDKILRMTSENGVVIFSKTTCCLCYAVTFLFNELRVDPMVHEIDQDPEGREIEKALLRMGCNSPTVPAVFISGELVGSTNEVMSLHLSGSLTPLLKPYQSEV comes from the coding sequence ATGGACAAGATACTGCGGATGACCTCAGAAAACGGGGTGGTGATCTTTAGCAAGACTACATGTTGTTTATGTTATGCTGTGACCTTCCTTTTTAATGAACTTAGAGTAGACCCTATGGTTCATGAAATCGATCAAGATCCCGAGGGTAGGGAAATTGAGAAGGCTTTGTTAAGGATGGGGTGCAATAGCCCCACGGTGCCTGCAGTGTTTATAAGTGGAGAGCTTGTGGGTTCCACCAATGAAGTCATGTCCCTCCACCTAAGTGGTTCTTTAACTCCTCTGCTGAAGCCATATCAGTCTGAAGTATAA
- the LOC141697875 gene encoding glutaredoxin-C13-like, which produces MEKISRLISENGVVIFSKTTCCLCYAVHMLFHQIKVNPVVHEIDQDPEGREIEKALLRMGCNSPGVPAVFINGKLVGSTNEVMSLHLSGSLIPLLKQYQS; this is translated from the coding sequence ATGGAAAAGATATCACGATTGATCTCAGAGAATGGTGTGGTGATCTTTAGCAAGACTACATGTTGCTTGTGTTATGCTGTGCACATGCTTTTTCATCAAATTAAGGTAAACCCCGTGGTTCATGAAATCGATCAAGACCCTGAGGGTAGGGAGATAGAGAAGGCTCTGTTAAGGATGGGATGCAATAGCCCGGGAGTGCCAGCAGTGTTTATAAATGGAAAGCTTGTTGGTTCCACCAATGAAGTCATGTCCCTCCACCTAAGTGGCTCTCTCATTCCTCTCCTGAAGCAATATCAGTCTTAA